The nucleotide sequence CAGTTAGAAAAAAGATAAAAAATGTATTCTTCAGCGAGAACGTAAGGATACCCTTAATAAACTTATTCATGAGCAAACGACAAGGCATGTGCTGTTGTCGGCTATAAAAGTGAGGGCGGAGGTTTAAATCAGGTTTAAAGCGCGGTTAAAAGAAAGTTAAATTGATTAGCCAGCTTTGAAATAAGCCCGTTTGCCGGGAGATTAGCTGACAAACAAAAGGGTTATAAATTGATTTTACAGTGTATGAAGCATATCAACGAGGTTATCAGCCGACCCAGCCAGATTACTCATTTGACCGGGGCCAGTAATTATACCTGGGTGCATTTCCGGGATGGAGCTACGGTGCTGCTGTCAAAACCGTTATCATACTTCGAAGAGTATCTGCCCGATTTCGTCCGGGTTCATAAAGTGGCTATGGTTAATCCGCACTATATCCAGCAGATACAGAGTCCACCCCGGGCCAAAACGCCGGGTTCGGTAACCCTGCAGAACGGCGTGGTGCTACCGGTAAGCCGCCGGCGGTGGCCCGACGTAACGGATGCTTTGGATCGGCTCACCCGGCTGGAAAATTCTGAATTTACGCAACTGGCGAATAATCAGCGGGGGGTAGGCGAATCCTTACGCGGCCGGGTCGAGCAGGAAACCGGCGTGCCGAGTCAGTTGATCACTCCACCCAGCCGCCAGGTCTATGCTGTAATCAAAGACGACGTAAAGAGCCTGTTGCTGCAGCAGATACTGCAAGAAAAATGGCCGCAATGCACCGTTCGCTTTTTCGCCAACGGGTCTTCCCTGATTGACCACATCGCCCTGCGTGAACCGCCCGCTCTGGTGCTGTTAGACATACGGACCGTGGGCTGGAATGGTCTGAATGCGCTGGAAGAGCTGAAGCGAGACAAGCGGCTGCGGGCGATCCCGACGGTAGTATTTATCAGCAATCAATCGGGCAACGACGTAGAGGTATGCTACGCAACGGGAGCCAACTCGGTTATTTCGCAGACGGGTAGCCACGAAGAGTTTAAGAACGCCGTTGAACGGATCTGCCAGTACTGGCTGAACTTTGCCGCTCTGCCCATCGCGCGTTCGCTGCGTGCCTGAAGGGTGCTGCACTGCACCGGCTTACATCATAAAACGGTCGCTGGGTAGCGTTACAGTTTCCCACCAGTAGGTGCGTAACATCTGAAAATACTCCTGCCAGCCCTGTATGTTAATAGGTTTAGTGACGTAGGAGGTGCTGCCGTAAAAATACGACTCAGTTATGTCCTCAAGGTCGTCTGAGTAGCTCAGGATAACGACCGGCACTTGTTTAAATGACGAATCTGGCTGTTTGATTTCCTGCAAGAGATGCCAGGCATCCTCCCGGTCTGGTATGTACAAATCCATCAGAATCAGCTTCGGAAGCTCGTTCCCGTCCAGCAGGCAGTTGTGCAGGTACGTCGAGGCTTCATCAGCCGTTGCGGCCCGAACTGTTTTCACCTCGGGTAAAGCCTGCATAAGCGCCATGCTTATCAAATGCCAGTGGTCGTCACTATCTTCAACGACCAGCAAACTGGCATGTTGAAAATTTTGCTTGCTGACGGAGCGGTTATGGCGATTATTCATGAGGAAGGTGTAAAGTATTGAATTACAAAGATAAGTTATTTACCACAGCTATTTGCCGAATAAACGAAGATTAACGTCCGGTACGAGTAAACGTTTATTAACAAAGTGATAATGCTAATGCGCTGATTATCAGGTTGACTTTATTCAATTTGATGGATGGTTTATTTGAGTTGTCTGCTTAAGCAGCGTTTAGCCCTGAGACTGTTTATCGGTATTGGCAATGTCGGCAATAGCCTGAATTTCCTGCAACAAAAAACCCGGATTAGTCCGGGTTTTTTGTTGTGACAGTTTATTTTTTTCGCCGGCTTTTTTTCATCTGCTTTACCTGCGCATGACCCGCCGGAAGGGGTGGACCTGACCGAAGCTCATTGCCGAAGAGCTGAACGGCTGCTTCCCTGAAGGCCGACAGTCCGTCAATAGAGGGGCCCTGTGTCTAGCGACGATGCTCGCCCACGGACTCCTCTTTATCTATGTTCGTGTTAATGAACGTGTAGCTAAACTCCTACGCTTCTTTATCCTGTGGGAAGCTATTCGGGATGAGATGCACTTTACGCATACCGCCGTGGCCCAGCTTTTCCAGGTTTGGTGACTGGCTGATGAACGTTCACCCTGCCCCGCTGCAGTATTCACGTTTGTAAGTGAGGGGATGTCTGTTTCCGATTCAGAAACTCTATGCGACTAATGCCATAGTGAGCCATTTTTCAACAGTTGAGTTCCGTTATATAAATCTTAGCTGTCAACTCATAACACTGAGTAAATTTTTGTAACTTTAACTATATAGTTAAAGTGTAGAGATCGATATAGTTACGGTTTATAGCTGATTCCAGAGCACAAACAGCTCCTAAAGGTTTAGTTAAGTATAATCCTCTTTGTTGCTGCGCTTCCTAAACGGTTTGAGCCACTCAGCCGGGCAGGCTGAGTCAGGCAACGTTAACATCATACGGAATATGGACGAACAACTGAAATTAATCCTCGCCCTGCTTGGCTTGCTGGTTGCATCCGGGCTTTTAACGTATTTCACGAAACCATCACCTTACATGCCGGTGGAGACAAAACGAAAACGCAAAAAGAAGATACGGCTGCGGGATGCTCAGCCGTATCTGACGGAAGATGGATTCGTGGCGTTGAACATTGACAGACCTTACGCGAAAGTCAAAACTCAGTCCAGCGAAGCAGGCGGTCATAATACGCTGGATTTCAATCGGCCGGAGCCTAACGCCGACGTGGCCTGAACAATTTTCCAGCAAGGTCTTTTTTGAGGTAATGAACATACGGGCGGGCTGACTTTACAGAATAAAGTCAGCCCGCCCCGTTATAGAGGTACGTGCTGCTGAATAAACTCCCGGCAGAACTGTTTGATCTGGTCACGAACCGCCCGGTAGGTATCCATCACTTCTTCGGCCGAACCCACAGCCCGCGAAGGGTCCGTAAAGTTTTGGTGAGTCACGTGGGCCTGACCAATCCAGACTGGACAGTGTTCACGCGCATTATCGCAGACGGTAATTACGTAATCAATGGGCAGATGGGCGTATTCGTCAACTAAGTTGGACGTATGATGGCTGATGTCGATTCCATCCTCAGCCATCACCTGAACGGCCTTCGGATTCAGACCATGGGTTTCTACGCCCGCACTCAGAATATGAGCACGATTGCCCGCGAAGTGGTGCAGATAACCGTGTGCCATCTGCGAACGGGTCGAGTTACCCGTGCAGAGTACTAAAATCTGTTTCATACTACCTTAAGAAGCTGTTTCATGACAACTGCCGAAGACGGGCACAGGCTGCTGAACTGTTGCGTTTGGGCAATTGGTTCGGGTACGTTGATTCGTTCAACGGGCGTAAAGCCTAGTCGTCCGAAATATGTATCGGCCGTGGTTGTGATTAGGTAGAGGGTCGAAAGGCCCGTCTGTTG is from Spirosoma taeanense and encodes:
- a CDS encoding arsenate reductase ArsC, whose product is MKQILVLCTGNSTRSQMAHGYLHHFAGNRAHILSAGVETHGLNPKAVQVMAEDGIDISHHTSNLVDEYAHLPIDYVITVCDNAREHCPVWIGQAHVTHQNFTDPSRAVGSAEEVMDTYRAVRDQIKQFCREFIQQHVPL
- a CDS encoding response regulator transcription factor, translating into MKHINEVISRPSQITHLTGASNYTWVHFRDGATVLLSKPLSYFEEYLPDFVRVHKVAMVNPHYIQQIQSPPRAKTPGSVTLQNGVVLPVSRRRWPDVTDALDRLTRLENSEFTQLANNQRGVGESLRGRVEQETGVPSQLITPPSRQVYAVIKDDVKSLLLQQILQEKWPQCTVRFFANGSSLIDHIALREPPALVLLDIRTVGWNGLNALEELKRDKRLRAIPTVVFISNQSGNDVEVCYATGANSVISQTGSHEEFKNAVERICQYWLNFAALPIARSLRA
- a CDS encoding response regulator → MNNRHNRSVSKQNFQHASLLVVEDSDDHWHLISMALMQALPEVKTVRAATADEASTYLHNCLLDGNELPKLILMDLYIPDREDAWHLLQEIKQPDSSFKQVPVVILSYSDDLEDITESYFYGSTSYVTKPINIQGWQEYFQMLRTYWWETVTLPSDRFMM